From a single Pongo pygmaeus isolate AG05252 chromosome 12, NHGRI_mPonPyg2-v2.0_pri, whole genome shotgun sequence genomic region:
- the LOC129030773 gene encoding glycerol-3-phosphate acyltransferase 2, mitochondrial-like isoform X10 → MATMLEGRCQTQPRSSPSGRETSLWSSGFGMKLEAVTPFLGKYHPFVGRCCQTCTPKSWESLFHRSITDLGFCNVILVKEENMRFRGWLVRRLCYFLWSLEQHIPPCQDAPPKIMESTRVQNLLSGRVPGGAGEGQVPDLVKKEVQRILGHTQAPPCSFLVRLFSWALLRFLNCLFLNVQLHKGQMKMVQKAAQAGSPLVLLSTHKTLLDGILLPFLLLSQGLGVLRVAWDSRACSPALRALLRKLGGLFLPPEANFSLDNSEGLLARAVVQAVIEQLLVSGQPLLIFLEEPLGALGPRLSALGQAWVGFVVQAVQVGIVPDALLVPVAITYDLVPDAPCDTDHALAPLGLWTGALAVLRSLWSHWGCSCWICSRVHLAQPFSLQEYIVSARSCWGGRQTLEQLLQPIVLGQCTAVPDTEKEQEWTPITGPLLALKEEDQLLVRRLSCHVLSASVGSSAVMSTAIMATLLLVKHQKGVFLSQLLGEFSWLTEEILLRGFDVGFSGQLRSLLQHSLSLLRAHVALLRIRQGDLLVVPRPGPGLMHLARLSAELLPVFLSEAVGACAVRGLLAGRVPPQGPWELQGMLLLSQNELYCQILLLMHLLPQDLLLLKPCQSSYCYCQEVLDRLIQCGLLVAEETPGSRPACDTGRQRLSRKLLWKPSGDFTDSDSDDFEEAEGRYFRLSQQSHCPDFFLFLCRLLSPLLKAFAQAAALILSGYTEQLFQFLQATAQEEGILEYADPKLAISAIWTFRDLGVLQQTPSPAGPRLHLSPTFASRDNQEKLEQFIRQFICS, encoded by the exons ATGGCCACCATGTTGGAAGGCAGATGCCAAACTCAGCCAAGGAGCAGCCCCAGTGGCCGAGAG ACTAGCCTGTGGTCCTCAGGCTTtgggatgaagctggaggctgtCACTCCATTCCTGGGGAAGTATCACCCCTTTGTGGGTCGCTGTTGCCAGACCTGCACCCCCAAGAGCTGG GAGTCCCTCTTCCACAGAAGCATAACGGACCTAGGCTTCTGCAATGTGATCCTGGTGAAGGAGGAGAACATGAG GTTTCGGGGCTGGCTGGTTCGGAGGCTCTGCTATTTCCTGTGGTCCCTGGAGCAGCACATCCCCCCCTGCCAGGATGCCCCACCGAAGATCATGGAAAGCACCAG GGTACAGAACCTCCTCTCAGGGAGGGTCCCAGGAGGCGCTGGGGAAGGCCAGGTGCCCGACCTTGTGAAGAAGGAGGTACAGCGCATCCTGGGTCACACCCAGGCCCCACCCTGTTCCTTCCTGGTCAG GCTGTTCAGCTGGGCGCTGCTGCGGTTCCTGAACTGCCTCTTCCTGAATGTGCAGCTCCACAAGGGTCAGATGAAGATGGTCCAGAAGGCCGCCCAGGCA GGCTCGCCGCTTGTCCTCCTCTCTACTCACAAAACCCTCCTGGACGGGATCCTGCTGCCCTTTTTGCTGCTCTCCCAGGGCCTGGGTGTGCTCCGTGTGGCCTGGGACTCCCGCGCCTGCTCCCCTGCCCTCAG AGCTCTGCTGAGGAAGCTTGGGGGACTTTTCCTGCCCCCAGAGGCCAACTTCTCCCTGGACAACTCTGAGGGGCTCCTTGCAAGGGCTGTGGTCCAGGCG GTCATAGAGCAGCTGCTGGTTAGTGGGCAGCCCCTGCTCATCTTCCTGGAGGAACCTCTTGGGGCTCTGGGGCCACGGCTGTCAGCCCTGGGCCAGGCTTGGGTGGGGTTTGTGGTGCAGGCAGTCCAGGTGGGCATCGTCCCAGATGCTCTGCTGGTACCAGTGGCCATCACCTATGACCTGGTTCCGGATGCACCGTGTGACACAGACCAT GCCTTGGCCCCCCTGGGGCTGTGGACAGGAGCTCTGGCTGTCCTACGTAGTCTGTGGAGCCACTGGGGCTGCAGCTGCTGGATCTGCTCCCGGGTGCACCTAGCTCAGCCCTTTTCCCTGCAG GAATACATCGTCAGTGCCAGAAGCTGCTGGGGCGGCAGGCAGACCCTGGAGCAGCTACTGCAGCCCATCGTGCTGGGCCAATG TACTGCTGTCCCAGACACTGAGAAGGAGCAGGAGTGGACCCCCATAACTGGGCCTCTCCTGGCCCTCAAGGAAGAGGACCAGCTCCTGGTCAGGAGACTGAGCTGTCATGTCCTGAGTG CCAGTGTGGGGAGCTCTGCGGTGATGAGCACGGCCATCATGGCAACGCTGCTGCTAGTCAAGCACCAGAAG GGTGTGTTCCTGTCGCAGCTCCTGGGGGAGTTCTCCTGGCTGACGGAGGAGATACTGTTGCGTGGCTTTGATGTAGGCTTCTCTGGGCAGCTGCGGAGCCTGCTGCAGCACTCACTGAGCCTGCTGCGGGCGCACGTGGCCCTGCTGCGCATCCGCCAGGGCGACTTGCTGGTGGTGCCGCGGCCTGGCCCAGGCCTCATGCACCTGGCACGGCTGAGTGCTGAGCTGCTGCCCGTCTTCCTGAGCGAGGCTGTGGGCG cctgtgCGGTGCGGGGGCTGCTGGCAGGCAGAGTGCCGCCCCAGgggccctgggagctgcagggCATGTTGCTGCTGAGCCAGAATGAGCTGTACTGCCAGATCCTGCTGCTGATGCACCTGCTGCCGCAAGACCTGCTGCTGCTAAAG CCCTGCCAGTCTTCCTACTGCTACTGTCAGGAGGTGCTGGACCGGCTCATCCAGTGCGGGCTCCTGGTTGCTGAGGAG ACCCCAGGCTCCCGGCCAGCCTGTGACACAGGGCGACAGCGATTGAGCAGAAAGCTGCTGTGGAAACCGAGTGGGGACTTTACTGATAGTGACAGTGATGACTTCGAAGAGGCTGAGGGCCGGTACTTCAGG CTCAGCCAGCAGTCACACTGCccagatttctttctcttcctctgccgCCTGCTCAGCCCGTTGCTCaaggcctttgcacaggctgccGCCTTGATACTG TCGGGCTACACAGAGCAGCTGTTCCAGTTCCTGCAGGCCACCGCCCAGGAAGAAGGGATCCTCG aGTATGCGGACCCAAAGCTCGCCATCAGTGCTATCTGGACCTTCAGAGACCTAGGG GTTCTGCAGCAGACGCCGAGCCCTGCAGGCCCCAGGCTCCACCTGTCCCCTACTTTTGCCAGCCGGGACAATCAGGAAAAACTAGAACAGTTCATCCGGCAGTTCATTTGTAGCTAG
- the LOC129030773 gene encoding glycerol-3-phosphate acyltransferase 2, mitochondrial-like isoform X5, with product MATMLEGRCQTQPRSSPSGRETSLWSSGFGMKLEAVTPFLGKYHPFVGRCCQTCTPKSWESLFHRSITDLGFCNVILVKEENMRFRGWLVRRLCYFLWSLEQHIPPCQDAPPKIMESTRVQNLLSGRVPGGAGEGQVPDLVKKEVQRILGHTQAPPCSFLVRLFSWALLRFLNCLFLNVQLHKGQMKMVQKAAQAGSPLVLLSTHKTLLDGILLPFLLLSQGLGVLRVAWDSRACSPALRALLRKLGGLFLPPEANFSLDNSEGLLARAVVQAVIEQLLVSGQPLLIFLEEPLGALGPRLSALGQAWVGFVVQAVQVGIVPDALLVPVAITYDLVPDAPCDTDHALAPLGLWTGALAVLRSLWSHWGCSCWICSRVHLAQPFSLQEYIVSARSCWGGRQTLEQLLQPIVLGQCTAVPDTEKEQEWTPITGPLLALKEEDQLLVRRLSCHVLSASVGSSAVMSTAIMATLLLVKHQKGVFLSQLLGEFSWLTEEILLRGFDVGFSGQLRSLLQHSLSLLRAHVALLRIRQGDLLVVPRPGPGLMHLARLSAELLPVFLSEAVGACAVRGLLAGRVPPQGPWELQGMLLLSQNELYCQILLLMHLLPQDLLLLKPCQSSYCYCQEVLDRLIQCGLLVAEETPGSRPACDTGRQRLSRKLLWKPSGDFTDSDSDDFEEAEGRYFRVCFKKLPLEGGGREAVGSCTHPGLSPLAQPAVTLPRFLSLPLPPAQPVAQGLCTGCRLDTVGLHRAAVPVPAGHRPGRRDPRVCGPKARHQCYLDLQRPRGSAADAEPCRPQAPPVPYFCQPGQSGKTRTVHPAVHL from the exons ATGGCCACCATGTTGGAAGGCAGATGCCAAACTCAGCCAAGGAGCAGCCCCAGTGGCCGAGAG ACTAGCCTGTGGTCCTCAGGCTTtgggatgaagctggaggctgtCACTCCATTCCTGGGGAAGTATCACCCCTTTGTGGGTCGCTGTTGCCAGACCTGCACCCCCAAGAGCTGG GAGTCCCTCTTCCACAGAAGCATAACGGACCTAGGCTTCTGCAATGTGATCCTGGTGAAGGAGGAGAACATGAG GTTTCGGGGCTGGCTGGTTCGGAGGCTCTGCTATTTCCTGTGGTCCCTGGAGCAGCACATCCCCCCCTGCCAGGATGCCCCACCGAAGATCATGGAAAGCACCAG GGTACAGAACCTCCTCTCAGGGAGGGTCCCAGGAGGCGCTGGGGAAGGCCAGGTGCCCGACCTTGTGAAGAAGGAGGTACAGCGCATCCTGGGTCACACCCAGGCCCCACCCTGTTCCTTCCTGGTCAG GCTGTTCAGCTGGGCGCTGCTGCGGTTCCTGAACTGCCTCTTCCTGAATGTGCAGCTCCACAAGGGTCAGATGAAGATGGTCCAGAAGGCCGCCCAGGCA GGCTCGCCGCTTGTCCTCCTCTCTACTCACAAAACCCTCCTGGACGGGATCCTGCTGCCCTTTTTGCTGCTCTCCCAGGGCCTGGGTGTGCTCCGTGTGGCCTGGGACTCCCGCGCCTGCTCCCCTGCCCTCAG AGCTCTGCTGAGGAAGCTTGGGGGACTTTTCCTGCCCCCAGAGGCCAACTTCTCCCTGGACAACTCTGAGGGGCTCCTTGCAAGGGCTGTGGTCCAGGCG GTCATAGAGCAGCTGCTGGTTAGTGGGCAGCCCCTGCTCATCTTCCTGGAGGAACCTCTTGGGGCTCTGGGGCCACGGCTGTCAGCCCTGGGCCAGGCTTGGGTGGGGTTTGTGGTGCAGGCAGTCCAGGTGGGCATCGTCCCAGATGCTCTGCTGGTACCAGTGGCCATCACCTATGACCTGGTTCCGGATGCACCGTGTGACACAGACCAT GCCTTGGCCCCCCTGGGGCTGTGGACAGGAGCTCTGGCTGTCCTACGTAGTCTGTGGAGCCACTGGGGCTGCAGCTGCTGGATCTGCTCCCGGGTGCACCTAGCTCAGCCCTTTTCCCTGCAG GAATACATCGTCAGTGCCAGAAGCTGCTGGGGCGGCAGGCAGACCCTGGAGCAGCTACTGCAGCCCATCGTGCTGGGCCAATG TACTGCTGTCCCAGACACTGAGAAGGAGCAGGAGTGGACCCCCATAACTGGGCCTCTCCTGGCCCTCAAGGAAGAGGACCAGCTCCTGGTCAGGAGACTGAGCTGTCATGTCCTGAGTG CCAGTGTGGGGAGCTCTGCGGTGATGAGCACGGCCATCATGGCAACGCTGCTGCTAGTCAAGCACCAGAAG GGTGTGTTCCTGTCGCAGCTCCTGGGGGAGTTCTCCTGGCTGACGGAGGAGATACTGTTGCGTGGCTTTGATGTAGGCTTCTCTGGGCAGCTGCGGAGCCTGCTGCAGCACTCACTGAGCCTGCTGCGGGCGCACGTGGCCCTGCTGCGCATCCGCCAGGGCGACTTGCTGGTGGTGCCGCGGCCTGGCCCAGGCCTCATGCACCTGGCACGGCTGAGTGCTGAGCTGCTGCCCGTCTTCCTGAGCGAGGCTGTGGGCG cctgtgCGGTGCGGGGGCTGCTGGCAGGCAGAGTGCCGCCCCAGgggccctgggagctgcagggCATGTTGCTGCTGAGCCAGAATGAGCTGTACTGCCAGATCCTGCTGCTGATGCACCTGCTGCCGCAAGACCTGCTGCTGCTAAAG CCCTGCCAGTCTTCCTACTGCTACTGTCAGGAGGTGCTGGACCGGCTCATCCAGTGCGGGCTCCTGGTTGCTGAGGAG ACCCCAGGCTCCCGGCCAGCCTGTGACACAGGGCGACAGCGATTGAGCAGAAAGCTGCTGTGGAAACCGAGTGGGGACTTTACTGATAGTGACAGTGATGACTTCGAAGAGGCTGAGGGCCGGTACTTCAGGGTGTGTTTCAAAAAGCTGCCcctggagggaggtgggagggaggcggTGGGGAGCTGCACTCACCCTGGCCTGTCCCCTCTAGCTCAGCCAGCAGTCACACTGCccagatttctttctcttcctctgccgCCTGCTCAGCCCGTTGCTCaaggcctttgcacaggctgccGCCTTGATACTG TCGGGCTACACAGAGCAGCTGTTCCAGTTCCTGCAGGCCACCGCCCAGGAAGAAGGGATCCTCG aGTATGCGGACCCAAAGCTCGCCATCAGTGCTATCTGGACCTTCAGAGACCTAGGG GTTCTGCAGCAGACGCCGAGCCCTGCAGGCCCCAGGCTCCACCTGTCCCCTACTTTTGCCAGCCGGGACAATCAGGAAAAACTAGAACAGTTCATCCGGCAGTTCATTTGTAG
- the LOC129030773 gene encoding glycerol-3-phosphate acyltransferase 2, mitochondrial-like isoform X8 — MATMLEGRCQTQPRSSPSGRETSLWSSGFGMKLEAVTPFLGKYHPFVGRCCQTCTPKSWESLFHRSITDLGFCNVILVKEENMRFRGWLVRRLCYFLWSLEQHIPPCQDAPPKIMESTRVQNLLSGRVPGGAGEGQVPDLVKKEVQRILGHTQAPPCSFLVRLFSWALLRFLNCLFLNVQLHKGQMKMVQKAAQAGSPLVLLSTHKTLLDGILLPFLLLSQGLGVLRVAWDSRACSPALRALLRKLGGLFLPPEANFSLDNSEGLLARAVVQAVIEQLLVSGQPLLIFLEEPLGALGPRLSALGQAWVGFVVQAVQVGIVPDALLVPVAITYDLVPDAPCDTDHALAPLGLWTGALAVLRSLWSHWGCSCWICSRVHLAQPFSLQEYIVSARSCWGGRQTLEQLLQPIVLGQCTAVPDTEKEQEWTPITGPLLALKEEDQLLVRRLSCHVLSASVGSSAVMSTAIMATLLLVKHQKLLGEFSWLTEEILLRGFDVGFSGQLRSLLQHSLSLLRAHVALLRIRQGDLLVVPRPGPGLMHLARLSAELLPVFLSEAVGACAVRGLLAGRVPPQGPWELQGMLLLSQNELYCQILLLMHLLPQDLLLLKPCQSSYCYCQEVLDRLIQCGLLVAEETPGSRPACDTGRQRLSRKLLWKPSGDFTDSDSDDFEEAEGRYFRLSQQSHCPDFFLFLCRLLSPLLKAFAQAAALILVRPLFPCSPRGRLCLCWAPGLGLLSSAVGLHRAAVPVPAGHRPGRRDPRVCGPKARHQCYLDLQRPRGSAADAEPCRPQAPPVPYFCQPGQSGKTRTVHPAVHL, encoded by the exons ATGGCCACCATGTTGGAAGGCAGATGCCAAACTCAGCCAAGGAGCAGCCCCAGTGGCCGAGAG ACTAGCCTGTGGTCCTCAGGCTTtgggatgaagctggaggctgtCACTCCATTCCTGGGGAAGTATCACCCCTTTGTGGGTCGCTGTTGCCAGACCTGCACCCCCAAGAGCTGG GAGTCCCTCTTCCACAGAAGCATAACGGACCTAGGCTTCTGCAATGTGATCCTGGTGAAGGAGGAGAACATGAG GTTTCGGGGCTGGCTGGTTCGGAGGCTCTGCTATTTCCTGTGGTCCCTGGAGCAGCACATCCCCCCCTGCCAGGATGCCCCACCGAAGATCATGGAAAGCACCAG GGTACAGAACCTCCTCTCAGGGAGGGTCCCAGGAGGCGCTGGGGAAGGCCAGGTGCCCGACCTTGTGAAGAAGGAGGTACAGCGCATCCTGGGTCACACCCAGGCCCCACCCTGTTCCTTCCTGGTCAG GCTGTTCAGCTGGGCGCTGCTGCGGTTCCTGAACTGCCTCTTCCTGAATGTGCAGCTCCACAAGGGTCAGATGAAGATGGTCCAGAAGGCCGCCCAGGCA GGCTCGCCGCTTGTCCTCCTCTCTACTCACAAAACCCTCCTGGACGGGATCCTGCTGCCCTTTTTGCTGCTCTCCCAGGGCCTGGGTGTGCTCCGTGTGGCCTGGGACTCCCGCGCCTGCTCCCCTGCCCTCAG AGCTCTGCTGAGGAAGCTTGGGGGACTTTTCCTGCCCCCAGAGGCCAACTTCTCCCTGGACAACTCTGAGGGGCTCCTTGCAAGGGCTGTGGTCCAGGCG GTCATAGAGCAGCTGCTGGTTAGTGGGCAGCCCCTGCTCATCTTCCTGGAGGAACCTCTTGGGGCTCTGGGGCCACGGCTGTCAGCCCTGGGCCAGGCTTGGGTGGGGTTTGTGGTGCAGGCAGTCCAGGTGGGCATCGTCCCAGATGCTCTGCTGGTACCAGTGGCCATCACCTATGACCTGGTTCCGGATGCACCGTGTGACACAGACCAT GCCTTGGCCCCCCTGGGGCTGTGGACAGGAGCTCTGGCTGTCCTACGTAGTCTGTGGAGCCACTGGGGCTGCAGCTGCTGGATCTGCTCCCGGGTGCACCTAGCTCAGCCCTTTTCCCTGCAG GAATACATCGTCAGTGCCAGAAGCTGCTGGGGCGGCAGGCAGACCCTGGAGCAGCTACTGCAGCCCATCGTGCTGGGCCAATG TACTGCTGTCCCAGACACTGAGAAGGAGCAGGAGTGGACCCCCATAACTGGGCCTCTCCTGGCCCTCAAGGAAGAGGACCAGCTCCTGGTCAGGAGACTGAGCTGTCATGTCCTGAGTG CCAGTGTGGGGAGCTCTGCGGTGATGAGCACGGCCATCATGGCAACGCTGCTGCTAGTCAAGCACCAGAAG CTCCTGGGGGAGTTCTCCTGGCTGACGGAGGAGATACTGTTGCGTGGCTTTGATGTAGGCTTCTCTGGGCAGCTGCGGAGCCTGCTGCAGCACTCACTGAGCCTGCTGCGGGCGCACGTGGCCCTGCTGCGCATCCGCCAGGGCGACTTGCTGGTGGTGCCGCGGCCTGGCCCAGGCCTCATGCACCTGGCACGGCTGAGTGCTGAGCTGCTGCCCGTCTTCCTGAGCGAGGCTGTGGGCG cctgtgCGGTGCGGGGGCTGCTGGCAGGCAGAGTGCCGCCCCAGgggccctgggagctgcagggCATGTTGCTGCTGAGCCAGAATGAGCTGTACTGCCAGATCCTGCTGCTGATGCACCTGCTGCCGCAAGACCTGCTGCTGCTAAAG CCCTGCCAGTCTTCCTACTGCTACTGTCAGGAGGTGCTGGACCGGCTCATCCAGTGCGGGCTCCTGGTTGCTGAGGAG ACCCCAGGCTCCCGGCCAGCCTGTGACACAGGGCGACAGCGATTGAGCAGAAAGCTGCTGTGGAAACCGAGTGGGGACTTTACTGATAGTGACAGTGATGACTTCGAAGAGGCTGAGGGCCGGTACTTCAGG CTCAGCCAGCAGTCACACTGCccagatttctttctcttcctctgccgCCTGCTCAGCCCGTTGCTCaaggcctttgcacaggctgccGCCTTGATACTGGTGAGACCCTTGTTCCCTTGCAGTCCTCGAGGCAGGCTCTGTCTGTGCTGGGCGCCAGGTCTAGGTCTTCTCTCTTCTGCAGTCGGGCTACACAGAGCAGCTGTTCCAGTTCCTGCAGGCCACCGCCCAGGAAGAAGGGATCCTCG aGTATGCGGACCCAAAGCTCGCCATCAGTGCTATCTGGACCTTCAGAGACCTAGGG GTTCTGCAGCAGACGCCGAGCCCTGCAGGCCCCAGGCTCCACCTGTCCCCTACTTTTGCCAGCCGGGACAATCAGGAAAAACTAGAACAGTTCATCCGGCAGTTCATTTGTAG
- the LOC129030773 gene encoding glycerol-3-phosphate acyltransferase 2, mitochondrial-like isoform X9, which translates to MATMLEGRCQTQPRSSPSGRETSLWSSGFGMKLEAVTPFLGKYHPFVGRCCQTCTPKSWESLFHRSITDLGFCNVILVKEENMRFRGWLVRRLCYFLWSLEQHIPPCQDAPPKIMESTRVQNLLSGRVPGGAGEGQVPDLVKKEVQRILGHTQAPPCSFLVRLFSWALLRFLNCLFLNVQLHKGQMKMVQKAAQAGSPLVLLSTHKTLLDGILLPFLLLSQGLGVLRVAWDSRACSPALRALLRKLGGLFLPPEANFSLDNSEGLLARAVVQAVIEQLLVSGQPLLIFLEEPLGALGPRLSALGQAWVGFVVQAVQVGIVPDALLVPVAITYDLVPDAPCDTDHALAPLGLWTGALAVLRSLWSHWGCSCWICSRVHLAQPFSLQEYIVSARSCWGGRQTLEQLLQPIVLGQCTAVPDTEKEQEWTPITGPLLALKEEDQLLVRRLSCHVLSASVGSSAVMSTAIMATLLLVKHQKGVFLSQLLGEFSWLTEEILLRGFDVGFSGQLRSLLQHSLSLLRAHVALLRIRQGDLLVVPRPGPGLMHLARLSAELLPVFLSEAVGACAVRGLLAGRVPPQGPWELQGMLLLSQNELYCQILLLMHLLPQDLLLLKPCQSSYCYCQEVLDRLIQCGLLVAEETPGSRPACDTGRQRLSRKLLWKPSGDFTDSDSDDFEEAEGRYFRVCFKKLPLEGGGREAVGSCTHPGLSPLAQPAVTLPRFLSLPLPPAQPVAQGLCTGCRLDTGETLVPLQSSRQALSVLGARSRSSLFCSRATQSSCSSSCRPPPRKKGSSSMRTQSSPSVLSGPSET; encoded by the exons ATGGCCACCATGTTGGAAGGCAGATGCCAAACTCAGCCAAGGAGCAGCCCCAGTGGCCGAGAG ACTAGCCTGTGGTCCTCAGGCTTtgggatgaagctggaggctgtCACTCCATTCCTGGGGAAGTATCACCCCTTTGTGGGTCGCTGTTGCCAGACCTGCACCCCCAAGAGCTGG GAGTCCCTCTTCCACAGAAGCATAACGGACCTAGGCTTCTGCAATGTGATCCTGGTGAAGGAGGAGAACATGAG GTTTCGGGGCTGGCTGGTTCGGAGGCTCTGCTATTTCCTGTGGTCCCTGGAGCAGCACATCCCCCCCTGCCAGGATGCCCCACCGAAGATCATGGAAAGCACCAG GGTACAGAACCTCCTCTCAGGGAGGGTCCCAGGAGGCGCTGGGGAAGGCCAGGTGCCCGACCTTGTGAAGAAGGAGGTACAGCGCATCCTGGGTCACACCCAGGCCCCACCCTGTTCCTTCCTGGTCAG GCTGTTCAGCTGGGCGCTGCTGCGGTTCCTGAACTGCCTCTTCCTGAATGTGCAGCTCCACAAGGGTCAGATGAAGATGGTCCAGAAGGCCGCCCAGGCA GGCTCGCCGCTTGTCCTCCTCTCTACTCACAAAACCCTCCTGGACGGGATCCTGCTGCCCTTTTTGCTGCTCTCCCAGGGCCTGGGTGTGCTCCGTGTGGCCTGGGACTCCCGCGCCTGCTCCCCTGCCCTCAG AGCTCTGCTGAGGAAGCTTGGGGGACTTTTCCTGCCCCCAGAGGCCAACTTCTCCCTGGACAACTCTGAGGGGCTCCTTGCAAGGGCTGTGGTCCAGGCG GTCATAGAGCAGCTGCTGGTTAGTGGGCAGCCCCTGCTCATCTTCCTGGAGGAACCTCTTGGGGCTCTGGGGCCACGGCTGTCAGCCCTGGGCCAGGCTTGGGTGGGGTTTGTGGTGCAGGCAGTCCAGGTGGGCATCGTCCCAGATGCTCTGCTGGTACCAGTGGCCATCACCTATGACCTGGTTCCGGATGCACCGTGTGACACAGACCAT GCCTTGGCCCCCCTGGGGCTGTGGACAGGAGCTCTGGCTGTCCTACGTAGTCTGTGGAGCCACTGGGGCTGCAGCTGCTGGATCTGCTCCCGGGTGCACCTAGCTCAGCCCTTTTCCCTGCAG GAATACATCGTCAGTGCCAGAAGCTGCTGGGGCGGCAGGCAGACCCTGGAGCAGCTACTGCAGCCCATCGTGCTGGGCCAATG TACTGCTGTCCCAGACACTGAGAAGGAGCAGGAGTGGACCCCCATAACTGGGCCTCTCCTGGCCCTCAAGGAAGAGGACCAGCTCCTGGTCAGGAGACTGAGCTGTCATGTCCTGAGTG CCAGTGTGGGGAGCTCTGCGGTGATGAGCACGGCCATCATGGCAACGCTGCTGCTAGTCAAGCACCAGAAG GGTGTGTTCCTGTCGCAGCTCCTGGGGGAGTTCTCCTGGCTGACGGAGGAGATACTGTTGCGTGGCTTTGATGTAGGCTTCTCTGGGCAGCTGCGGAGCCTGCTGCAGCACTCACTGAGCCTGCTGCGGGCGCACGTGGCCCTGCTGCGCATCCGCCAGGGCGACTTGCTGGTGGTGCCGCGGCCTGGCCCAGGCCTCATGCACCTGGCACGGCTGAGTGCTGAGCTGCTGCCCGTCTTCCTGAGCGAGGCTGTGGGCG cctgtgCGGTGCGGGGGCTGCTGGCAGGCAGAGTGCCGCCCCAGgggccctgggagctgcagggCATGTTGCTGCTGAGCCAGAATGAGCTGTACTGCCAGATCCTGCTGCTGATGCACCTGCTGCCGCAAGACCTGCTGCTGCTAAAG CCCTGCCAGTCTTCCTACTGCTACTGTCAGGAGGTGCTGGACCGGCTCATCCAGTGCGGGCTCCTGGTTGCTGAGGAG ACCCCAGGCTCCCGGCCAGCCTGTGACACAGGGCGACAGCGATTGAGCAGAAAGCTGCTGTGGAAACCGAGTGGGGACTTTACTGATAGTGACAGTGATGACTTCGAAGAGGCTGAGGGCCGGTACTTCAGGGTGTGTTTCAAAAAGCTGCCcctggagggaggtgggagggaggcggTGGGGAGCTGCACTCACCCTGGCCTGTCCCCTCTAGCTCAGCCAGCAGTCACACTGCccagatttctttctcttcctctgccgCCTGCTCAGCCCGTTGCTCaaggcctttgcacaggctgccGCCTTGATACTGGTGAGACCCTTGTTCCCTTGCAGTCCTCGAGGCAGGCTCTGTCTGTGCTGGGCGCCAGGTCTAGGTCTTCTCTCTTCTGCAGTCGGGCTACACAGAGCAGCTGTTCCAGTTCCTGCAGGCCACCGCCCAGGAAGAAGGGATCCTCG aGTATGCGGACCCAAAGCTCGCCATCAGTGCTATCTGGACCTTCAGAGACCTAG